Genomic segment of Microbacterium sp. M28:
AGTGGAAATGCTTGTGCGGGCGGACGTCGTCGACGCCGCCCTGAGTCCAGGGGTTGCACCGCAGGATGCGCCATGCCGAGAGCACGGCTCCCTTGATGGCGCCGTGCTGCTGCACAGCACCTACAGCGTAGGCGGAACAGGATGGGTAATAGGCGCACACATCTCCGTAGAGCGGGGAGATGACTCTGCGATACCCGGCGAGGAACCCCAGCACCAGATTCCGGGGGAGCAGTGGGATGCTGCGCAGCAGGTCCCCTGCGTGGAAGTGCGCCTCGCCGAAGGCGTAGGACGGCAGGGCGCTCACGG
This window contains:
- the yidD gene encoding membrane protein insertion efficiency factor YidD, giving the protein MSALPSYAFGEAHFHAGDLLRSIPLLPRNLVLGFLAGYRRVISPLYGDVCAYYPSCSAYAVGAVQQHGAIKGAVLSAWRILRCNPWTQGGVDDVRPHKHFHYDLTSHGFVVPLRKD